One genomic segment of Oscillatoria salina IIICB1 includes these proteins:
- a CDS encoding AAA family ATPase — translation MNSPLIKIVVKNYRCLADISVQTNSLNVLFGPNGVGKSTFLDTIWFLRDCAIRGVEFASSDRDHGIGLLWDGAEEQENIIIELESNLARYQVYFGYSSGRIEPFVGEKLISKETDLSMINRTIGSNRVLFSYEESKETFSSLKEPNKLALTKYVELAQNNSVASEIDNLLRQVRSYNSRSYPLDKLKKFGSEVDYSDRLQDRAENLWSVLRNLHDRHVIDDRYQTILQFMREAFPNFEELYFEQTGRLSVYAYFLDKKRRKPIQASGISDGHLQLLINLTALFSEGKNRTLILMDEPETSLHPWALAIFGKAVKLATEEWNKQVFIATHSPVLLSQFEAQDILAAELDAQGKTVIKRVSQIEEVQDLLENYAVGSLYMAEMIAPQSQPAIKEVKA, via the coding sequence ATGAACAGCCCTTTAATAAAAATTGTTGTAAAAAACTACCGATGCTTGGCAGATATATCAGTGCAAACTAATTCGCTCAATGTTTTGTTTGGACCGAATGGAGTTGGCAAATCAACATTTTTAGATACAATTTGGTTTTTACGAGATTGTGCAATTCGAGGGGTTGAGTTTGCTTCATCAGATCGAGATCATGGTATTGGCTTGCTTTGGGATGGGGCAGAGGAACAAGAAAATATTATTATTGAACTTGAAAGTAACTTAGCACGGTATCAGGTTTATTTTGGCTATTCTTCAGGACGAATTGAGCCATTTGTAGGTGAAAAATTAATTAGCAAAGAAACTGATTTATCAATGATAAATAGAACAATTGGGAGTAATAGAGTCTTATTTAGTTACGAAGAATCAAAAGAAACATTTAGTAGTCTTAAAGAACCGAATAAACTGGCTTTAACCAAATATGTAGAACTAGCTCAAAATAATTCCGTTGCTTCTGAAATTGATAATTTATTAAGACAAGTTCGTTCTTACAATTCTCGTTCTTACCCCCTTGATAAGTTAAAGAAGTTTGGTTCTGAAGTAGATTATAGCGATCGCTTACAAGATCGCGCTGAAAATTTGTGGTCAGTTTTGCGGAACTTACACGATCGCCATGTCATAGACGATCGTTATCAAACGATCCTCCAATTTATGAGAGAAGCCTTTCCAAACTTTGAAGAACTGTATTTTGAACAAACAGGACGTTTAAGTGTCTATGCTTATTTTCTAGATAAAAAAAGACGTAAACCAATTCAAGCCTCCGGCATATCCGATGGACATTTACAGCTATTAATTAACTTAACTGCTTTGTTTTCTGAAGGTAAAAATAGAACATTGATTTTAATGGATGAACCAGAAACATCCCTTCATCCTTGGGCATTAGCGATTTTTGGCAAAGCGGTTAAACTAGCAACAGAAGAATGGAATAAGCAGGTATTTATCGCAACTCATTCCCCTGTTTTATTAAGCCAATTTGAAGCCCAGGATATCTTAGCTGCCGAATTAGATGCTCAGGGAAAAACAGTTATTAAAAGAGTGAGCCAAATTGAAGAAGTTCAAGACTTACTCGAAAATTATGCAGTAGGTTCGCTTTATATGGCAGAAATGATTGCCCCTCAAAGTCAGCCTGCAATTAAAGAGGTGAAAGCGTGA
- a CDS encoding two-partner secretion domain-containing protein yields MNFVRILPVASLTLAFSLLASISETSKLKAQLIPDATLGTENSRVNAVEELKDLITGGATRGSNLFHSFLEFNISEGSSVYFANPDGIENILTRVTGSNASNIFGVLGVEGTANLFLLNPNGIFFGENASLDIRGSFVASSADAIQLGENGIFSATNPENSILLNVQPNALFSNSLTVLTAQQNQIAGVTVNPGEVLTIEAENSEPTNSSRLIPDDTLGTENSLVITSENTSKNITGGSTRGANLFHSFSEFNVEAGERILFENPTGVERIFSRVTGENSSEILGSLGVLGTADLFLLNPNGINFGGNASLSVSGSFIASTADAINFGTTGLFSATNPENSNLLAVAPTALSFNLLVGEERGSIVNQSINQQTGLVVPPQQTLALIGGDIFFDGGIALVAEGRIELGSVDDGIVGIETVERGYALNYEQIENFRDIELNNSALVDVSGFGSGEVQIQARRLALTNDSRISGENRGTRSGGNIIIKASETVELIDGTIRTGSTAEATATGGNVTIDTEIFNVINGGEIKAFTSGAGDSGNLTINATNVAVINGDNPDLSSGLFVEVQAQATGNGGILTINTENLTVQNGAIISSSTLGGGDAGDLLVNANQIELIGNPNNNSSSSGFYSDVLREATGNGGSITVNSNLLNLVDGAVISASSFSEGNAGALTINSTEINLIGALTNNQSLTGLLSDVKPEASGDGGTVTINTERFTLSNGARIGAGTFGEGNGANVLINATEIEIIGNSQSPTGFFSDVQTEATGDGGNITINTERLLMLDGAAIAAGTFSEGKPGNVFITADNIQIIDTNREDAITSTLESQSRANQVAGNLSIEANNFLIDGSIINVSNNNGSEGSITIQLSESLNLLNNSVIAATTTDGIGGNLIIETPNITLENNSVISAEAFGAGQAGSLTINSEEVFVRQSSNIFVSSRGTGDAGQLQITANNVLLNNGSIIAETNQGSNANIQINLTESLSLANNSNVSASALGNGEAGSLSVNTDLVSISGNSGIFVNSAGSGDAGQLSITANNVFVDSGSIRAETNLGGNGNIILDLTESLSLENNASISASTRAGTGGNLIVNAPQEVNLVNNSNLTASASGDGKAGALTVNTDVLVINGGNSGVFVNSLGGGDAGELQITARNIFLNDGVIGAETNLGGNGNIFLDLSESLRLDNGATISAATNEGNGGNLIINAPQEVSLNNDSILEASARGDGEAGSLAVNTNLLLINGENSGIFVNSLGGGDAGQLSITASNVFLDSGSIRAETSLGGNGNIILDLAETLRLDNQATISAATQEGIGGNLTVIAPQEISLNNNSNLNASATVTGEAGSLNIETGRLDVFQNSEIAVSSTEGIAGSLNIIADEINLNQGTLSAETAQSDRGNITLTTTNLELENNSAITTNATGSATGGNITSDAKFIIVRENSSISANAIAGSGGNIQITAEGVFLDNTSAITATSERGIDGTIEINTQVDPTQGIVELSTETIDVESLVARDLCRLEDGKIAGGSSFIITGRGGLPTNPTQPLTPLTGIIEWFRPQVQTESKTPPVVRQREIATQQATPVIRQAQGWVTMPDGTIVLTANAPQVTPQGVVITHPNCQAQSSTSTQR; encoded by the coding sequence ATGAACTTCGTGCGAATTCTTCCAGTAGCTTCGCTAACATTAGCTTTTTCTTTACTTGCCAGCATTAGTGAAACTAGCAAACTCAAAGCACAATTAATTCCCGATGCAACATTAGGCACAGAAAATTCCCGAGTCAATGCAGTTGAAGAATTAAAAGATTTAATTACTGGCGGAGCAACCAGAGGAAGCAATTTATTTCACAGCTTTCTTGAATTTAATATTAGTGAAGGAAGCAGCGTTTATTTTGCTAATCCTGATGGAATTGAAAACATTCTCACTCGCGTAACTGGAAGCAATGCAAGTAATATTTTTGGTGTTTTAGGTGTCGAAGGAACCGCAAATTTATTTTTACTTAATCCCAACGGCATCTTTTTTGGTGAAAATGCTAGCTTAGATATTCGTGGCTCATTTGTGGCTAGCAGCGCGGACGCTATTCAACTAGGAGAAAATGGGATATTTAGCGCTACAAACCCAGAAAATAGCATCTTATTAAACGTGCAACCAAATGCCTTATTTTCTAATAGTTTAACCGTTTTAACCGCCCAACAAAATCAAATCGCTGGAGTTACAGTTAACCCAGGAGAAGTTTTAACTATTGAGGCTGAAAATAGCGAACCAACTAACTCATCGCGTTTGATTCCCGATGATACTTTGGGCACAGAAAATTCCCTAGTAATAACGTCAGAAAATACAAGCAAAAATATTACTGGTGGTTCAACTCGCGGCGCAAATTTATTTCATAGTTTTTCCGAATTTAACGTTGAAGCAGGCGAAAGAATATTATTTGAAAATCCCACAGGAGTTGAGCGCATTTTCTCACGAGTAACCGGAGAAAATTCTTCAGAAATTTTAGGCAGCTTAGGAGTTTTAGGAACAGCAGATTTATTTCTCCTTAATCCAAACGGAATTAACTTTGGTGGAAATGCGAGTTTAAGTGTCTCAGGTTCATTTATCGCCAGCACCGCCGATGCCATTAACTTCGGGACAACAGGCTTATTTAGTGCCACAAATCCCGAAAATAGTAACTTACTTGCCGTAGCGCCAACAGCATTATCTTTTAATCTTTTGGTGGGAGAAGAAAGAGGCAGCATTGTCAATCAATCTATCAATCAACAAACAGGTTTAGTCGTACCCCCACAACAAACTTTAGCCTTAATTGGCGGAGATATTTTCTTTGATGGTGGTATTGCCTTAGTCGCCGAAGGTAGGATTGAATTAGGTAGCGTTGATGATGGTATCGTAGGTATCGAGACAGTAGAAAGAGGATATGCGCTTAATTACGAGCAAATAGAGAACTTTCGCGACATTGAGCTAAATAATTCCGCCCTCGTCGATGTCAGTGGCTTTGGTAGCGGCGAAGTGCAAATACAAGCAAGGCGTTTAGCGTTGACTAACGACTCACGCATCTCTGGTGAAAATCGAGGCACGCGATCGGGTGGTAATATTATTATTAAAGCATCCGAAACAGTAGAATTAATTGATGGTACAATTCGCACAGGTAGCACCGCCGAAGCCACTGCAACTGGTGGCAATGTAACCATTGATACTGAAATTTTTAACGTGATTAATGGCGGAGAAATTAAAGCTTTTACCTCCGGTGCAGGCGATTCTGGTAACTTAACTATTAATGCTACTAATGTAGCAGTAATTAACGGAGACAATCCCGATTTATCAAGCGGTTTATTCGTTGAAGTTCAAGCCCAAGCCACAGGAAATGGTGGCATTTTAACTATTAATACTGAAAATTTAACTGTCCAAAATGGAGCTATAATTTCTTCTTCCACATTAGGTGGAGGAGACGCAGGCGATTTATTAGTAAATGCTAACCAAATCGAATTAATTGGTAATCCTAATAATAACTCATCCAGTAGCGGATTTTATTCTGATGTTTTGCGAGAAGCCACCGGAAATGGTGGTAGTATTACGGTAAACAGTAACCTGCTCAATTTAGTCGATGGAGCCGTAATTTCCGCTTCTAGTTTTAGTGAAGGAAATGCTGGAGCTTTAACAATTAATAGTACAGAAATAAACTTAATCGGAGCGCTTACTAATAATCAGTCTTTGACTGGTTTATTGTCAGACGTAAAACCAGAAGCAAGTGGCGATGGCGGCACTGTTACTATTAATACAGAACGCTTTACCCTTAGCAATGGAGCTAGAATAGGTGCAGGTACTTTTGGCGAAGGTAACGGCGCAAATGTGCTTATTAATGCTACTGAAATAGAAATCATTGGTAATAGTCAATCTCCCACTGGTTTTTTTTCTGATGTACAAACAGAAGCAACCGGAGATGGCGGTAATATTACTATTAATACTGAGCGGCTTTTAATGCTAGATGGAGCAGCAATAGCTGCGGGTACTTTTAGCGAAGGAAAACCAGGGAATGTCTTTATTACTGCCGACAACATCCAAATAATAGATACCAATAGAGAAGATGCTATTACTAGCACCTTAGAATCTCAATCTCGGGCAAACCAAGTAGCAGGTAATTTATCGATCGAAGCTAATAATTTTCTCATTGACGGTAGTATTATTAATGTTTCTAATAATAATGGTTCCGAAGGTTCGATTACTATCCAACTTTCAGAATCTCTAAATTTACTCAACAACTCCGTTATTGCTGCAACTACTACTGATGGAATCGGAGGAAATTTAATTATTGAGACACCAAACATAACTTTAGAAAATAATAGCGTAATTTCTGCGGAAGCTTTTGGCGCAGGTCAAGCAGGTAGTTTAACTATCAACAGTGAAGAAGTATTTGTGCGTCAAAGTTCAAATATTTTTGTTAGTAGTCGGGGAACTGGCGATGCCGGACAATTGCAAATTACAGCTAATAATGTTTTGCTAAATAACGGAAGTATTATTGCCGAAACTAATCAAGGTAGTAACGCAAATATTCAAATAAATTTAACCGAGTCATTAAGTTTAGCAAATAATAGTAATGTGAGTGCATCCGCTTTAGGAAATGGCGAAGCAGGTTCGTTATCTGTAAATACAGATTTAGTTTCTATTAGTGGTAATTCGGGAATATTTGTTAATAGTGCAGGAAGTGGTGATGCGGGACAATTAAGTATTACCGCTAACAACGTTTTTGTAGATAGTGGTAGTATTCGGGCGGAAACAAATTTAGGTGGAAATGGAAATATTATTCTGGATTTAACCGAGAGTTTGAGTTTAGAAAATAATGCGAGTATTTCAGCTTCGACGAGAGCAGGAACTGGGGGAAATTTAATTGTCAATGCCCCTCAAGAAGTAAACTTAGTTAATAATAGTAATTTGACTGCTTCGGCAAGTGGAGATGGTAAAGCAGGGGCGTTAACTGTAAATACAGATGTGCTGGTAATTAATGGGGGAAATTCCGGCGTATTTGTCAATAGTTTAGGTGGTGGTGATGCGGGAGAATTACAAATTACAGCAAGGAATATCTTTCTGAATGATGGGGTTATTGGTGCGGAAACTAATCTAGGTGGAAATGGAAATATTTTCCTAGATTTAAGTGAATCTTTGAGGTTGGATAACGGGGCGACTATTTCGGCTGCTACCAACGAAGGAAATGGCGGTAATTTGATTATCAATGCGCCTCAAGAAGTAAGTTTAAATAATGATAGTATCTTAGAAGCTTCCGCTAGGGGAGATGGGGAGGCAGGTTCGTTAGCTGTAAACACTAATTTGCTGTTAATTAATGGCGAAAATTCGGGAATATTTGTTAATAGTTTAGGTGGTGGGGATGCGGGACAATTAAGTATTACAGCGAGTAATGTTTTTCTTGATAGTGGGAGTATTCGTGCAGAAACAAGTTTGGGTGGAAATGGGAATATTATTCTTGATTTAGCCGAAACTTTGAGGTTAGATAATCAGGCGACGATTTCAGCAGCAACGCAAGAGGGAATTGGCGGCAATTTGACCGTAATTGCACCGCAAGAAATCAGCTTAAATAATAATAGTAATTTGAATGCTTCTGCGACAGTTACAGGTGAAGCGGGTTCGTTGAATATTGAGACAGGAAGATTAGACGTTTTCCAAAATTCTGAGATTGCGGTTAGCTCAACTGAGGGAATTGCTGGTAGTTTAAATATTATCGCTGACGAAATTAATCTTAATCAAGGTACTCTGAGCGCCGAAACTGCTCAGTCAGATCGTGGTAATATTACTCTGACAACTACGAATCTTGAGTTAGAAAATAATAGCGCGATTACAACTAATGCTACCGGAAGTGCGACAGGGGGTAACATTACTAGCGATGCGAAGTTTATTATTGTGCGCGAGAATAGCTCGATCAGTGCTAACGCGATCGCCGGATCTGGTGGTAACATTCAAATTACCGCCGAAGGTGTCTTTTTAGATAACACTAGCGCGATTACTGCTACTTCCGAACGCGGCATCGACGGTACAATCGAAATTAACACTCAAGTAGATCCCACTCAAGGCATAGTAGAACTATCAACCGAAACTATCGATGTAGAATCGTTAGTCGCGAGAGATTTGTGTCGTCTTGAAGATGGGAAAATTGCCGGGGGAAGTTCTTTTATTATCACCGGAAGAGGCGGTTTACCAACCAATCCTACCCAACCTCTGACACCGTTAACAGGTATAATAGAATGGTTTCGTCCCCAAGTCCAAACCGAGTCAAAAACTCCTCCCGTAGTACGTCAGCGAGAAATTGCCACCCAACAAGCTACACCAGTTATTCGTCAAGCCCAAGGTTGGGTAACAATGCCTGACGGTACAATAGTTTTAACCGCCAATGCACCCCAAGTAACACCTCAAGGGGTAGTAATTACTCATCCAAATTGCCAGGCTCAATCAAGTACATCTACTCAAAGGTAG
- a CDS encoding sirohydrochlorin chelatase: MVATNSNSFTEKSLQLPPLPLKRPLLAIGHGTRDTEGRQTFIDFAEAYHKLDSSRPVIPCFLELTTPTIQEGVDNCVEQGYTEFSVVPILLFAARHNKFDVTNELDRARERHPQVKFHYGRHFGIAPGILELWRDRLAELDKPEYNPHNISRAETVLLFIGRGSSDPDANGDVYKLARMIWEGSGYHTVETCFIGITHPRLEEGFRRARLYEPKRIIVLPYFLFTGVLMKKIFNITAEQQAQYPHITMNCLPEMGIQPQLLQILRSREIETQLGNVQMNCEMCKFRLAAKDSVSNGHSHEHHHHHHGHHHHHHEHDTPDPYANLDQYHQRIWQAP, translated from the coding sequence ATGGTTGCTACAAACTCGAACAGCTTCACTGAGAAATCCCTCCAATTACCACCTTTACCATTAAAACGACCCTTACTGGCGATCGGTCACGGTACCAGAGACACAGAAGGTCGTCAAACTTTCATTGATTTTGCCGAAGCTTATCATAAACTAGATTCATCCAGACCAGTAATACCTTGTTTTCTGGAACTGACAACCCCAACAATTCAAGAAGGAGTTGACAACTGCGTCGAACAAGGATACACCGAATTTTCCGTTGTCCCAATTTTATTATTTGCTGCCAGACATAATAAATTTGACGTTACCAACGAACTCGATCGCGCCAGAGAACGCCATCCGCAGGTAAAATTTCATTACGGACGACATTTTGGGATCGCACCTGGTATTCTCGAATTGTGGCGCGATCGCCTCGCAGAACTCGACAAACCAGAGTATAATCCTCACAACATCTCTCGTGCAGAAACAGTTTTGTTATTTATTGGACGAGGTTCGAGTGACCCCGATGCGAATGGTGATGTTTACAAATTAGCCCGCATGATTTGGGAAGGAAGCGGTTATCATACCGTAGAAACTTGTTTTATTGGAATCACTCATCCACGTCTCGAAGAAGGTTTTCGTCGCGCTCGTCTTTACGAACCAAAAAGGATTATTGTCTTACCATATTTCTTGTTTACTGGCGTATTAATGAAAAAGATTTTTAACATTACCGCCGAACAACAAGCACAATATCCTCATATTACGATGAATTGCTTACCAGAAATGGGCATTCAACCGCAATTATTGCAAATCTTACGTTCCAGAGAAATAGAAACTCAACTCGGAAATGTGCAGATGAATTGCGAAATGTGTAAGTTTCGATTAGCTGCTAAAGATAGTGTAAGTAATGGACATTCTCACGAACATCATCATCACCACCACGGTCATCATCACCATCACCACGAGCATGATACACCAGATCCTTATGCTAATTTAGACCAATATCATCAACGTATTTGGCAAGCACCGTAA
- a CDS encoding BrnT family toxin: MKFQWNQSKANSNIKKHGVSFEEAVTVFGDPLAVTIADPDHSVGEFRLLTIGYSKLQRLLVVSHTERKDEVRLISARLATKQERKNYESRT, translated from the coding sequence ATGAAGTTTCAGTGGAACCAAAGTAAAGCAAATAGCAACATTAAAAAGCACGGTGTGTCTTTTGAGGAAGCTGTTACAGTCTTTGGAGATCCATTAGCTGTAACGATCGCTGACCCCGATCACTCAGTTGGTGAGTTCCGGCTTCTAACGATAGGATATTCCAAGTTACAACGGCTTCTAGTTGTATCCCATACTGAGCGAAAAGACGAAGTACGCCTAATCAGCGCTCGTTTAGCCACTAAACAGGAGAGGAAAAATTATGAGTCAAGAACCTGA
- a CDS encoding SDR family oxidoreductase → MVKLILITGVSRGLGRAMTEEFIKRGHTVLGCARNEDAIAKLQAKFGSPHDFAAIDVTDDREVKAWSKILLAEYGAPDLLINNAATINNLEPLWQVSATEFDRVIDVNIKGVANVIRHFLPAMIERQSGIVVNFSSGWGRSTSPEVAPYCTTKWAIEGLTRSLAQELPVGMAAISLNPGVIHTDMLEICFGEEAANYTSIAEWVSKSVPFLLEISPQDNGMPLTVPV, encoded by the coding sequence ATGGTAAAATTGATTTTAATTACAGGGGTTAGTCGCGGTCTAGGTCGTGCTATGACTGAAGAGTTTATTAAACGAGGACATACAGTCTTAGGTTGCGCTCGTAATGAAGATGCGATCGCGAAATTACAAGCTAAATTTGGTTCTCCTCATGATTTCGCAGCAATAGATGTTACCGACGATCGCGAAGTGAAAGCTTGGAGTAAAATTTTATTAGCTGAGTATGGCGCACCAGATTTGTTAATTAATAATGCTGCGACGATCAATAATCTTGAGCCACTTTGGCAAGTTTCAGCTACAGAATTCGATCGAGTTATTGATGTGAATATCAAAGGTGTAGCTAATGTTATTCGTCATTTTCTCCCAGCAATGATCGAACGTCAAAGCGGTATTGTGGTTAATTTTAGCTCTGGTTGGGGTCGTTCTACTTCACCGGAAGTTGCTCCTTATTGTACCACAAAATGGGCAATTGAAGGATTAACGCGATCGCTAGCGCAAGAACTTCCGGTGGGTATGGCGGCAATTTCACTTAATCCTGGTGTTATTCACACTGATATGCTGGAAATCTGTTTCGGTGAAGAAGCTGCTAATTATACTTCTATTGCGGAGTGGGTTAGCAAATCTGTTCCTTTCCTCTTGGAAATTTCTCCTCAAGATAATGGTATGCCTTTAACTGTACCAGTTTAA
- a CDS encoding tRNA nucleotidyltransferase/poly(A) polymerase family protein, whose product MTLPSAANFPFSLELLPQPAYLVGGAVRDALLNRKRREFDFDFVLATQAVETASKIARICQAGFVLLDEQRQIARVVFDEGTVDFALQEGDSLVTDLQRRDYTINAIAYNPLTTELIDPLEGQKDIQKGILRMVSVANLEDDPLRLLRAYRFAAQLNFTIEPTTRATISRLNQLLPKVAAERVQTELNYLLAAPQSYIWLAAANEDKLLQFWFPQATPENFQLIEKVDKVTENVVEKFPKLAKQLNTSVSGKSLSRLNLAKLACLVSTQPAAAELELIQLKYSKAEIRTVTTALKSLPNLLPQSLREEYFLFQNLGDVFPTLAILALATGKEIEQIANLIKRYLNPEDLVAHPTSLVTGNDLINRLKLTPSPQIGKLLTEIQIARIEGKIVTVEDAIAFARELGTGFSDQ is encoded by the coding sequence ATGACTTTACCGTCAGCAGCAAATTTTCCTTTCAGTTTAGAGTTACTACCCCAACCAGCTTATCTGGTTGGTGGTGCAGTCAGAGATGCTTTACTCAACCGTAAACGTCGAGAATTTGACTTTGATTTTGTCTTAGCAACTCAAGCGGTAGAAACTGCTAGCAAAATTGCGCGTATTTGTCAAGCAGGTTTTGTTTTGTTAGACGAACAAAGACAAATTGCGAGAGTTGTTTTTGACGAGGGAACTGTTGATTTTGCGCTTCAGGAAGGAGATAGCTTAGTCACGGATTTGCAGCGAAGAGATTATACAATTAACGCGATCGCTTATAATCCTCTTACTACTGAATTAATCGATCCTCTCGAAGGACAAAAAGACATTCAAAAAGGTATTTTGAGAATGGTTTCCGTTGCCAATCTCGAAGACGATCCCTTACGTTTATTAAGAGCTTATCGTTTTGCGGCTCAACTTAATTTCACCATCGAACCCACAACTCGCGCAACAATTAGCCGTTTAAATCAATTATTACCTAAAGTTGCCGCCGAACGAGTCCAAACCGAGTTAAATTATCTTTTAGCAGCGCCACAATCTTACATCTGGTTAGCTGCTGCAAACGAAGACAAGTTGCTGCAATTTTGGTTTCCCCAAGCAACTCCAGAAAATTTCCAACTAATTGAAAAGGTTGACAAAGTTACCGAGAATGTAGTAGAAAAATTTCCCAAATTAGCAAAGCAATTAAACACATCAGTTAGCGGAAAATCATTATCGAGACTAAATTTAGCCAAACTTGCTTGTCTGGTCTCGACTCAGCCAGCAGCAGCCGAATTAGAGTTAATTCAATTAAAGTATTCCAAAGCGGAAATTCGTACAGTTACAACTGCATTAAAATCCTTACCAAATTTGCTACCCCAAAGTTTACGAGAAGAATATTTTTTGTTTCAGAATCTCGGAGATGTCTTTCCCACTTTAGCAATCTTAGCCCTAGCTACAGGAAAAGAAATAGAACAAATTGCTAATTTAATTAAACGCTATCTTAACCCAGAAGATTTAGTAGCCCATCCTACATCATTAGTTACCGGAAACGACTTAATTAATCGGCTAAAATTGACACCATCACCCCAAATCGGCAAATTACTCACAGAAATCCAAATCGCCCGCATCGAAGGTAAAATAGTCACGGTAGAAGACGCGATCGCTTTTGCTAGGGAATTGGGGACTGGTTTCAGTGACCAGTGA
- a CDS encoding Ycf34 family protein has translation MCICVNCYFVDRCETYHAVETQHEQEHLTENPDFEPKEPSINVNIRPREDHIEMEWDVVGCHSFLREDGKWAKLRPGEAVPT, from the coding sequence ATGTGTATTTGTGTAAACTGTTACTTTGTAGACCGTTGCGAAACCTACCACGCTGTAGAAACGCAACACGAACAAGAACATTTGACGGAAAACCCGGATTTTGAACCCAAAGAACCGTCAATCAATGTTAACATCCGTCCTCGCGAAGATCACATCGAGATGGAATGGGATGTGGTCGGCTGTCATAGTTTCTTGCGGGAGGATGGTAAATGGGCGAAACTACGCCCTGGAGAAGCTGTCCCTACCTAG
- a CDS encoding DedA family protein — translation MSFEFLSLEAIQNLAREYGYWTVFIGIALENTGIPLPGETITIVGGFLAGSGELRYWYVLASAIGGAVLGDNFGYWIGKFGGWHLLVKVGRFFRISEKQLQQVRNEFSENAPRAVFFGRFVALLRIFAGPLAGIAQMPYPQFLLCNIGGATIWASIMVTLSFFLGRIVPLQQLVTWVTNFGIIALILLIASITIPVWLESRRKKVEG, via the coding sequence ATGTCTTTTGAGTTTTTGTCGCTGGAGGCAATCCAGAATCTTGCTCGCGAATACGGCTACTGGACAGTATTTATCGGCATTGCCCTCGAAAATACAGGAATACCTTTACCAGGCGAAACAATTACGATTGTTGGCGGTTTCCTGGCAGGTAGCGGCGAGTTAAGGTATTGGTACGTTTTGGCAAGCGCGATCGGAGGCGCTGTCTTAGGCGATAATTTTGGTTATTGGATTGGTAAATTTGGTGGTTGGCATCTTTTAGTTAAAGTGGGGCGTTTTTTCCGTATCAGTGAAAAGCAACTGCAACAAGTAAGAAACGAATTTAGCGAAAACGCTCCCAGAGCCGTATTTTTCGGTCGTTTTGTCGCTTTATTGCGGATTTTCGCAGGTCCGTTAGCGGGAATTGCTCAGATGCCTTACCCACAATTTCTACTTTGTAATATTGGTGGTGCTACTATTTGGGCATCAATAATGGTTACTTTATCATTCTTTTTGGGCAGAATTGTACCTTTGCAGCAATTAGTAACTTGGGTAACTAATTTTGGCATTATTGCCCTAATTTTACTGATTGCTTCGATTACGATACCTGTTTGGTTGGAGTCTCGAAGAAAAAAAGTTGAAGGATAA
- a CDS encoding DUF4276 family protein, which translates to MSVPSSSRSPCYYFKFGLLVTGRGEEQYLPQLFRSLMETGICSFEVIGKVEQLNPITSKIKKLKMVGSGKTILSKDEKRIGIPAREYIKSDPCKYVILIDDLEADRQEIAKEVFDRYRTILDTMLPKQKNQTSVHFLVNMLEAYYFANAQSINKVLGTSLRDFAGDVETIRHPKGELKQIYSGFQEVRDGGKILQELDVTHILANPETCAALRTLFAWCLKIIQQYPYADDLDLNSLEELYQIKTGKLYEVTASQLDLLLS; encoded by the coding sequence GTGAGTGTTCCCTCTAGTTCACGTTCTCCCTGTTATTACTTTAAGTTTGGCTTACTGGTGACAGGACGAGGAGAAGAACAATATTTGCCTCAGTTATTTAGGTCATTGATGGAAACAGGTATTTGTTCTTTTGAAGTCATTGGTAAAGTAGAACAACTTAATCCTATCACATCTAAAATAAAGAAGTTAAAAATGGTGGGAAGTGGAAAGACAATTTTGAGTAAGGATGAAAAAAGAATTGGTATTCCAGCAAGAGAATATATCAAGTCAGATCCTTGTAAATATGTCATTTTGATTGATGATTTAGAAGCAGATCGCCAAGAGATTGCTAAAGAGGTATTTGATCGTTATCGAACAATCCTAGATACGATGCTACCGAAACAAAAAAATCAGACCTCTGTTCATTTTTTAGTAAATATGCTAGAGGCTTACTATTTTGCTAATGCTCAGTCTATCAATAAAGTTTTAGGCACATCCTTACGAGATTTTGCAGGAGATGTAGAAACAATTCGTCATCCTAAAGGAGAGTTGAAACAAATTTACTCTGGGTTTCAGGAAGTTAGAGATGGCGGAAAAATTTTACAAGAGCTTGATGTTACCCATATTTTAGCTAATCCTGAAACCTGTGCAGCTTTACGCACGCTTTTTGCTTGGTGCTTAAAAATTATTCAACAGTATCCCTATGCTGATGATTTAGATTTAAACTCTTTAGAAGAACTTTATCAGATCAAAACTGGCAAATTATATGAAGTTACTGCTTCTCAATTAGACCTTTTACTTAGTTGA